The Melanotaenia boesemani isolate fMelBoe1 chromosome 17, fMelBoe1.pri, whole genome shotgun sequence genome segment TTGGCCGCAGTTGTTGATTCAGCAGTGgttgatgttgcttcagttgTGGTAGTTGTTGGAGCAGCTGTAGTCGATGTTGCTTCACTAGTGGAAGTTGTGGACTCAGCTGTGGTTGATGTTGCTTCATTAATGGTAGTTGATGACTCAGCTGTGATTGATGTAGCTCCATTTGTGGTAGTTGTTGGAGCAGCTGTAGTTGATGTTGCTTCACTACTGGAAGTTGTTGACTCAGCTGTGGTTGATGTAGCTCCATTTGTGGTAGTTGATTGGGTAGCTGTGTGTGATGTTCCTTCACTTGTGGTAGTAGTTGGGGCAACTGTGGTTGATGTAGCTACAATGGCCGCAGTTGTTGATTCAGCAGTGGTTGCCACTGCTTCAGTTGTGGTAGTTGCTGGAGCAGCTGTAGTTGATGTTGCTCCACTAGTAGAAGTTGTTGACTCAGCTGTGGTTGATGTTGCATCTGTTGTGACACTTATTGGGGCAGCTGTGGTCGATGTTGCTTCAGTTGTGGtagttgttgattcagctgtggcTGATGTTGCTTCACTTGTAGTAGTTGATTGGGTAACTGTGTTTGATGTTGATTCAGTTGTGGTAGTAGTTGGGGCAACTGTGGTTGATGTAGCTCCAGTTGTGGTAGTTGATTGGGCAGCTGTGgttgatgttgcttcagttgTGTTAGTAGTTGATTGGGTAGCTGTGTTTGATGTTCCTTCACTTGTGGTAGTAGTTGGGGCACCTGTGGTTGATGTAGCTACATTGGCCGCAGTTGTTGATTCAGCAGTGGTTGCCACTGCTTCAGTTGTGGTGGTTGCTGGAGCAGCTGTAGTTGATGTTGCTTCACTAGTAGAAGTTGTTGACTCAGCTGTGGTCGATGTTGCTTCAGTTGTGGtagttgttgattcagctgtggttgatGTTGTTTCACTAGTGGTAGTTGATGACTCAGCTGTGATCGATGTAGCTCCATTTGTGGTAGTTGTTGACTCAGCAGTGGCTGATGTTGCTTCACTTATAGTAGTTGATTGGGTAACTGTGTTTGATGTTGATTCAGTTGTGGTAGTAGTTGGGACAACTGTGGTTGATGTAGCTCCAGTTGTGGTAGTTGATTGGGCAGCTGTGgttgatgttgcttcagttgTTGTAGCTGTTGGAGCAGCTGTAGTTGATGTTGCTCCACTAGTGGTAGCTGTTGACTCAGCTGTGGTTGATGTAGCTCCATTTGTGGTAGTTGATTGGGTAGCTGTGTTTGATGTTCCTTCACTTCTGGTAGTAGTTGGGGCAACTGTGGTTGATGTAGCTACATTGGCCGCAGTTGTTGATTCTGCAGTGGTTGATGTTGCTTCACTTGTGGTAGTTGTTAgagcagctgtagttgttgttgctTCACTAGTAGAAGTTGTTGACTCAGCTGTGGTTGATGTTGCATCTGTTGTGACACTTATTGGGGCAGCTGTGGTCGATGTTGCTTCAGTTGTGGtagttgttgattcagctgtggttgatGTTGTTTCACTAGTGGTAGTTGATGACTCAGCTGTGATCGATGTAGCTCCATTTGTGGTAGTTGTTGACTGAGCAGTGGCTGATGTTGCTTCACTTGTAGTAGTTGATTGGGTAACTGTGTTTGATGTTGATTCAGTAGTGGTAGTAGTTGGGGCAACTGTGGTTGATGTAGCTCCAGTTGTGGTAGTTGATTGGGCAGCTGTGGTTGATGTTGCTTCAGCTGTGGTAGTTGTTGGAGCAGCTGTAGTTGATGTTCCTTCACTTGTGGTAGTAGTTGGGGCAACTGTGGTTGATGTAGCTCCATTGGCCGCagttgttgattcagctgtggttgatgttgcttcagttgTGGTAGTTGTTGGAGCAGCTGTAGTTGATGTTGCCTCACCAGGGGAAGTTGTTGACTCAGCTGTGGTAGATGTTGCCACAGTTGTGGAAGTTGATGATTCTGCTGTTGTTGATATTGCTTCAGTTGTGGTAGTTGTTGGAGCAGCTGTAgttgatgttgcttcagttgTGGTAGTTGTTGACTCAGCTGTGGTAGATGTTGCACCAGTTGCGGAAGTTGATGATTCTGCTGTGGTTGATGTAGTTTCAGTAGTGGTAGTTGTTGACTCAGCGGTGGTTGATGTTGCTTCACTTGTGGTAGTTGTTGGAGCAGCTGTAGTTGATGTTGTTTCACTAGTTGAAGTTGTTGACTCAGCTGTGGTTGATGTAGCTCCATTTGTGGAAGTTGCTGACTCAGCTGTGGTAGATGTTGCACCAGTTTCGAAAGTTTTTGATTCAGTTGTAgttgatgttgcttcagttgTGGTAGTTGCTGGAGCAGCTGTAGTTGATGTTGTTTCACTAGTTGAAGTTGTTGACTCAGCTGTGGTTGATGTAGCTCCATTTGTGGTAGTTGTTGACTCAGCAGTGGTTGATGTTGCTACAGCGGTGGTAGTTAATGACTCAGCTGTGGTTGCTGTTCCTTCACTTGTGGTAGTAGTTGGGGCAACTGTGGTTGATGTAGCTCCATTGGCCACagttgttgattcagctgtggttgatgttgcttcagttgTGGTAGTTGTTGGAGCAGCTGTAGTTGATGTTGCCTCACCAGGGGAAGTTGTTGACTCGGCTGTGGTTGATGTAACTCCATTTGTGGTAGTTGTTGATTCAGCCGTGGTTAATGTTGCTTCAGTTGTGGTAGTTGATTGGGCAGCTGTGgttgatgttgcttcagttgTGGTAGTTGTTGGAGCAGCTGTAGTTGATGTTGCCTCACCAGGGGAAGTTGTTGACTCAGCTGTGGTTGATGTTGCTACAGCTGTGGAAGTGGTTGATTCAGCTGTAGTCCATGTTGCTTCACTTGTGGTAGTTGATTGGGCAGCTGTAGTTGATGTTGCTTCACCAGGGGAAGTTGTTGACTCAGCAGTGgttgatgttgcttcagttgTGGCAGTTGTTGACTCAGCTGTGGTTGATGTAGCTCCATTTGTGGTACTTGTTGATTCAGCAGTGgttgatgttgcttcagttgCCGTAGTTGTTGGAGGAGCTGTCGTTGATGTTGCTTCACTAGTGGAAGTTGTTGACTCAACTGTGGTAGATGTTGCACCAGTTGTGGAAGTTGATGATTctgctgttgttgatgttgcttcagttgTGGTAGTTGTTGGTGCAGCTGTAGTTGATGTAGCTCCATTTGTGGTAGTTGTTGATTCAGCAGTGgttgatgttgcttcagttgTGGTAGTTGTTGGAGCAGCTGTAGTTGATGTTGCTTCACTAGTGGAAGTTGTTGACTCAACTGTGGTAGATGTTGCACCAGTTGTGGAGGTTGATGATTctgctgttgttgatgttgcttcagttgTGGTAGTTGTTGGTGCAGCTGTAGTTGATGTAGCTCCATTTGTGGTAGTTGTTGATTCAGCAGTGgttgatgttgcttcagttgTGGTAGTTGTTGGAGCAGCTGTAGTTGATGTTGCTTCACTAGTGGAAGTTGTTGACTCCGCTGTGgttgatgttgcttcagttgTGGAAGTTGATGATTctgctgttgttgatgttgcttcagttgTAGTAGTTGTTGGAGCAGCTGTAGTTGATGTAGCTCCATTTGTAGtagttgttgattcagctgtggttgatgttgcttcagttgTGGTAGTTGTTGACTCAGCTGTGGTAGATGTTGCACCAGTTGCGAAAGTTTTTGATTCAGTTGTAgttgatgttgcttcagttcTGGTAGTTGTTGGAGCAGCTGTAGTTGATGTTGCTTCACTAGTGGCAGCTGTTGACTCAGCTGTGGTTGATGTAGCTCCATTTGTGGTAGTTGTTGACTCAGCAGTGGTTGATGTTGCTACAGCTGTGGTAGTTAATGACTCAGCTGTGGTTGATCTTCCTTCACTTGTGGTAGTAGTTGGGGCAACTGTGGTTGATGTAGCTCCATTGGCCACagttgttgattcagctgtggttgatgttgcttcagttgTGGTAGTTGTTGGAGCAGCTGTAGTTGATGTTGCCTCACCAGGGGAAGTTGTTGACTCGGCTGTGGTTGATGTAACTCCATTTGTGGTAGTTGTTGATTCAGCCGTGGTTAATGTTGCTTCAGTTGTGGTAGTTGATTGGGCAGCTGTGgttgatgttgcttcagttgTGGTAGTTGTTGGAGCAGCTGTAGTTGATGTTGCCTCACCAGGGGAAGTTGTTGACTCAGCTGTGGTTGATGTTGCTACAGCTGTGGAAGTGGTTGATTCAGCTGTAGTCCATGTTGCTTCACTTGTGGTAGTTGATTGGGCAGCTGTAGTTGATGTTGCTTCACCAGGGGAAGTTGTTGACTCAGCAGTGgttgatgttgcttcagttgtggtagttgttgattcagcagtggttgatgttgcttcagttgCGGTAGTTGTTGGAGCAGCTGTCGTTGATATTGCTTCACTAGTGGAAGTTGTTGACTCAACTGTGGTAGATGTTGCACCAGTTGTGGAAGTTGATGATTctgctgttgttgatgttgcttcagttgTGGTAGTTGTTGGTGCAGCTGTAGTTGATGTAGCTCCATTTGTGGTAGTTGTTGATTCAGCAGTGgttgatgttgcttcagttgTGGTAGTTGTTGGAGCAGCTGTAGTTGATGTTGCTTCACTAGTAGAAGTTGTTGACTCAACTGTGGTAGATGTTGCACCAGTTGTGGAAGTTGATGATTctgctgttgttgatgttgcttcagttgTGGTAGTTGTTGGAGCAGCTGTAGTTGATGTAGCTCCATTTGTGGtagttgttgattcagctgtggttgatgttgcttcagttgTGGTAGTTGTTGGAGCAGCTGTAGTTGATGTTGCTTCACTAGTGGAAGTTGTTGACTCAGCTGTGGTAGATGTTGCACCAGTTGTGGAAGTTGATGATTCTGCTGTAgttgatgttgcttcagttgTGGTAGTTGTTTGAGGAGCTGTAGTTGATGTTGCTTCACTAGTGGAAGTTGTTGACTCAGCTGTAGTTGATGTTGCACCACTTGCGGAAGTTGATGATTCTGCTGTGGTTGATGTAGCTTCAATAGTGGTAGTTGTTGACTCAGCAGTGGTTGATGTTCCTTCACTTGTGGTAGTAGTTGGAGCAACTGAGGTTGATGTAGCTCCAGTTCTGGTAGTTGATTGGGCAGCTGTGgttgatgttgcttcagttgTGTTAGTTGTTGGAGCAGCTGTAGTTGATGTAGCTCCATTTGTGGtagttgttgattcagctgtggttgatGTTGCACCAGTTGCGGAAGTCGATGATTCTGCTGTGgttgatgttgcttcagttgTGGAAGTTGATGATTctgctgttgttgatgttgcttcagttgTGGTAGTTGTTGGAGCAGCTGTAGTTGATGTTGCTTCACTAGTGGAAGTTGTTGACTGAGCTGTGGTAGATGTTGCACCAGTTGCGGAAGTTGATAATTCTGCTGTGGTTGATGTAGCTTCAATAGTGGTAATTGTTGGCTCAGCGGTGGTTGATGTTGCTCCATTTGTGGtagttgttgattcagctgtggttgatgttgcttcagttgTGGTAGTTGTTGGAGCAGCTGTAGTTGATGTTGCTTCACTAGTGGAAGTTGTTGACTCAGCTGTGGTAGATGTTGCACCAGTTGTGGAAGTTGATGATTCTGCTGTAgttgatgttgcttcagttgTGGTAGTTGTTTGAGGAGCTGTAGTTGATGTTGCTTCACTAGTGGAAGTTGTTGACTCAGCTGTAGTTGATGTTGCACCAGTTGCGGAAGTTGATGATTCTGCTGTGGTTGATGTAGCTTCAATAGTGGTAGTTGTTGACTCAGCAGTGGTTGATGTTCCTTCACTTGTGGTAGTAGTTGGAGCAACTGTGGTTGATGTAGCTCCAGTTGTGGTAGTTGATTGGGCAGCTGTGgttgatgttgcttcagttgTGTTAGTTGTTGGAGCAGCTGTAGTTGATATTCCTTCATTAGTGGCAGTTGTTGACTCAGCTGTGGTTGATATTGTTACATCTGTGGAAGTGGTTGATTCAGCTGTAGTTGATGTTGCTTCACTTGTGGTAGTTGATTGGGCAGCTGTAGCTGATGTTGCTTCACCAGGGGAAGTTGTTGACTCAGCTGTGGTTGATGTCGCTTCAGTTGTGGCAGTTGTTGACTCAGCTGTGGTAGATGTTGCACCAGTTGTGGAAGTTGATGATTctgctgttgttgatgttgcttcagttgTGGTAGTTGTTGGAGCAGCTGTAGTTGATGTAGCTCCATTTGTGGtagttgttgattcagctgtaGTTGATGTTGCTTCACTAGTGGGAGTTGTTGACTCAACTGTGGTTGATGCTGCTTCAGTTGTGGAAGTTGATGATTctgctgttgttgatgttgcTTCACTTGTGGTAGTTGATTGGGCAGCTGTTGCTGATGTTGCTTCACCAGGGGAAGTTGTTGACTCAGCTGTGGTTGATGTCGCTTCAGTTGTGGCAGTTGTTGACTCAGCTGTGGTAGATGTTGCACCAGTTGTGGAAGTTGATGATTctgctgttgttgatgttgcttcagttgTGGTAGTTGTTGGAGCAGCTGTAGTTGATGTAGATCCATTTGTGGTAGTTGTTGATTCAGCAGTGGTTGATGTTGCTTCAGTCGTGGTAGTTGTTGGAGCAGCTGTAGTTGATGTTGCTTCACCAGGGGAagttgttgattcagctgtggttgctGTTGCTCCACTTGTGAtagttgttgattcagctgtggcTGATGTTGCTCCACTTGTGATAGTTGTTGATTCAGGAGTGgttgatgttgcttcagttgTGGTAGTTGTTGGAGCAGCTGTAGTTGATGTTGCTTCACTAGTGGAAGTTGTTGATTCGGCTGTTGTTGATGTTGCTTCAGGTGTGGTAGTTGTTAGAGCAGCTGTAGTTGATGTAGCTCCATTTGTGGCAGTTGTTGACTCAGCGGTGGTTGATGTTGCTCCATTTGTTGTAGTTGTTGATTCAGCAGTGgttgatgttgcttcagttgTGGTAGTTGTTGGAGCAGCTGTAGTTGATGTTGCTTCACTAGTGGAAGTTGTTGACTCAGCTGTGGTAGATGTTGCACTAGTTGTGGAAGTTGATGATTCTGCTGTGGTTGATGTAGCTTCAATAGTGGTAGTTGTTGACTCAGCAGTGGTTGATCTTCCTTCACTTGTGGTAGTAGTTGGGGCAACTGTGGTTGATGTAGCTCCAGTTGTGGTAGTTGATTGGGCAGCTGTGgttgatgttgcttcagttgTGGCAGTTGTTGACTCAGCTGTGGTTGATATTGCTACAGCTGTGGAAGTGGTTGATTCAGCTGTAGTTGATGTTGCTTCACTTGTAGTAGTTGATTGGGCAGCTGTAGTTGATGTTGCTTCACCAGGGGAAGTTGTTGACTCAGCTGTGgttgatgttgcttcagttgTGGCTGTTGTTGACTCAGCTGTGGTAGATGTTGCACCAGTTGTGGAAGTTGATGATTCTGCTGTTGTAGATGTTGCTTCATTTGTGGCTGTAGTTGTTGGAGCAGCTGTAGTTGGTGTAGCTCCATTTGTGGTAGTTGTTGATTCAGCAGTGGTTGCTGCTGTTTCAGTTGTGGTAGTTGTTGGAGCAGCTGTAGTTGATGTTGTTTCACTATTTGAAGTTGTTGACTCAGCTGTGGTTGATGTAGCTCCATTTGTGGtagttgttgattcagctgtggttgaCGTTGCTTCAGTTGTGGTAGTTGatgattcagctgtggttgatGTTGCTTCACTAGTGGTAGTTGATGACTCAGCTGTGATGGATATTGCTACAGCTGTGGAAGTGGTTGATTCAGCTGTAGTTGATGTTGCTTCACTTGTGGTTGTTGATTGGGCAGCCGTGGTTGATGTTGCTCCATTTGTGGTAGTTGTTGACTCAGCAGTGGTTGATGTTGCTTCAATTGTGGTAGTTGTTACAGCAGCTGTGGTTGATGTTGCTTCACTAGTGGTAGTTGATTGGACAGCTGCTGTTGATGTTTCTTCATTTGTGGCTGTATTTGTGGCAGCTGTGGTTGATTGTGCTTCAATTGTGGACGTAGTTGATTCTGCTGTAATTAATGCTGTTTCAGtcgtggttgttgttggggcattaATGGGTGATGACTTTTCACTTGTACTAGTTGTTGATTCGGCTGTAGTGGATATCGCTTCACTTGTAGCAGTAGTAGATTCAGTTACGATCGATGTTGCTTCAGTTGTGGAAGTTGTTGGGGcagttgttgttgatgttgcttcagttgTTGTACTTGTTGATTCAGCAGTGGTTGATGTTTCTCCAGTTGTCACTGAAGCACCTGTGGTTGAAGTTGAAACATCTGCTGTAAATAAACATGTGATTCATAATGTTTAaccattttattataaaattcagttctacatttattttttaaatgtcaaatatcaGTTTGtagtaatgtatttaatttttgacATTCAAACTTACCAACCAACAGAAGCAAGATGGCGTAAATCTTGATCATTTTTCTCcgatttctgttttctgttttaaacaaGGTCATCTTGATATTAGATATATTTTAAGAAACCAAATAATCAATTATATTAATTCTAAAAACTCAACATCTTATAAACCAATATCCCTACAATAACTCAGTTACTTATAACTATAAAATTTCTATAACTTGGCagggcaaggcaagtttatttgtttagcatatttcatatacaagactgctttacattaaaaaacaagcaTTACAGCAGAGTTGCAGGAAGtaataaaaagtgcattaaaaacaaactttaaaagaaatagaaaagaaattaaatcaaaacagaaagggaaaaaaactaaaacagatcAAATGCAAGAattaaagttccagtgtggggaaattaacagttgttttgacaaatataaatgtttttatcccTGATTTAATACTcatgagagtttcagcagaccttaaattttctgggagtttgtttcaCATATGAGGAggataaaagctgaacgctgcttCTCCGTGTTAAGTTCTGagtctgggaacagaaagtagatttgaacctgatgacctgagggatctggttggttcataacaaatctactttctgagtctgggaacagaaagtaaatttgaccctgatgacctgagggctctggttggttcataacaaatCAGAAGATCCTGAATCTATTTTTGTCCTAAGCCATTCAGACTTATAAACTAACAGCatgattttgaagtcaattctttgacagacaggaagtcagtttaaagatctgaggactggagttatatgatctactttcttggtcttagtgaggactcgagcagcagtgttctggactaactgcagctgtctgatggactttttagggagacctgtgaggacagcattacagtagttcagtctaataaagataaatgcatggacaagttt includes the following:
- the LOC121656368 gene encoding mucin-5AC-like, with protein sequence MVGPQQRPQSSICDNLQELEQLRSSIGPSSSQESGRGPRLEMNRQGSLPRKERRVGEQNHQLPQLVQHLPQLSQQLPLLSQQLPLVKQHQLQLLKQLPQLKQHQLQQNHQLPQLVQHLPQLSQQLPLVKQHQLQLLQQLPQLNEATWTTAESTTSTAVATSTTAESTTSPGEATSTTAAPTTTTTEATSTTAAQSTTTTEATLTTAESTTTTNGVTSTTAESTTSPGEATSTTAAPTTTTTEATSTTAESTTVANGATSTTVAPTTTTSEGRSTTAESLTTTAVATSTTAESTTTTNGATSTTAESTAATSEATSTTAAPTTTRTEATSTTTESKTFATGATSTTAESTTTTTEATSTTAESTTTTNGATSTTAAPTTTTTEATSTTAESSTSTTEATSTTAESTTSTSEATSTTAAPTTTTTEATSTTAESTTTTNGATSTTAAPTTTTTEATSTTAESSTSTTGATSTTVESTTSTSEATSTTAAPTTTTTEATSTTAESTTTTNGATSTTAAPTTTTTEATSTTAESSTSTTGATSTTVESTTSTSEATSTTAPPTTTATEATSTTAESTSTTNGATSTTAESTTATTEATSTTAESTTSPGEATSTTAAQSTTTSEATWTTAESTTSTAVATSTTAESTTSPGEATSTTAAPTTTTTEATSTTAAQSTTTTEATLTTAESTTTTNGVTSTTAESTTSPGEATSTTAAPTTTTTEATSTTAESTTVANGATSTTVAPTTTTTTSTTAESTTSTSETTSTTAAPTTTTSEATSTTAESTTTTTETTSTTAESSTSATGATSTTAESTTTTTEATSTTAAPTTTTTEAISTTAESSTSTTVATSTTAESTTSPGEATSTTAAPTTTTTEATSTTAESTTAANGATSTTVAPTTTTSEGTSTTAAPTTTTAEATSTTAAQSTTTTGATSTTVAPTTTTTESTSNTVTQSTTTSEATSATAQSTTTTNGATSITAESSTTTSETTSTTAESTTTTTEATSTTAAPISVTTDATSTTAESTTSTSEATTTTAALTTTTSEATSTTAESTTAANVATSTTVAPTTTRSEGTSNTATQSTTTNGATSTTAESTATTSGATSTTAAPTATTTEATSTTAAQSTTTTGATSTTVVPTTTTTESTSNTVTQSTTISEATSATAESTTTTNGATSITAESSTTTSETTSTTAESTTTTTEATSTTAESTTSTSEATSTTAAPATTTTEAVATTAESTTAANVATSTTGAPTTTTSEGTSNTATQSTTNTTEATSTTAAQSTTTTGATSTTVAPTTTTTESTSNTVTQSTTTSEATSATAESTTTTTEATSTTAAPISVTTDATSTTAESTTSTSGATSTTAAPATTTTEAVATTAESTTAAIVATSTTVAPTTTTSEGTSHTATQSTTTNGATSTTAESTTSSSEATSTTAAPTTTTNGATSITAESSTTINEATSTTAESTTSTSEATSTTAAPTTTTTEATSTTAESTTAANGATSTTVAPITTTIEGTSNTATQSTTTSEATSTTADSTITTIEATSTTAESSTSATGATSTTAESTTSTSEATSTTAALTTTTSEATSTTAESTTAANGATSTTVAPTTTTSDATTEELTATTSGATSNTVESPTFTTGATSTTAAQTTTTTEAMSTTNESTTTTSGAATSTKVESIPTTSGVTSTPAELTSSKSEAKSTTAAPNTTTSGGTSAVAESMVLISGATLATAVLTSTTTGATLTTAHSATTSADPTTSTTMATATSLPTTGDSTSTTVPSATVTAAPITNTAGAISPTTSMTVASSTTAASYTTFTTGTPSGTAASSTTTAAPITTTTGATSTKATSANTIAAGTSASTATPTVSSQTAASALTTTLKAQTTTPSPATAVPTSSKTTSSTTTTSSTTVAQSTTSPPTTQPGALATTTVKVTLTGAPQTTTTLTKTTVTSAITTSSSTTTVAPTTTGGSHQTTTASSAVINQTSFLLFTAVITITLWK